A genomic region of Leptospira barantonii contains the following coding sequences:
- a CDS encoding helix-turn-helix domain-containing protein, translated as MTSFLGDKIRKRRLELGLSMEKVAQIAQVSRGMLGLIETGKTTPSIAILWKLSKALRTQVAEFLPDFSLHGPKILRKEESKILTLHKDKLSARVLHQDSENRMEFLEVTLAPGSFPLPVWFQKQKIQTVSLVQGEVGFVFSGKKNLLSPGDTAVFLAQDLQEIFNPSTSKAVLFWISSTANL; from the coding sequence TTGACCAGTTTTCTGGGTGATAAGATTCGAAAGCGCAGATTGGAACTCGGTCTTTCCATGGAAAAGGTAGCGCAGATCGCTCAAGTAAGTCGGGGAATGCTCGGTCTCATCGAGACCGGTAAAACGACTCCGAGTATCGCGATTCTCTGGAAGTTATCGAAGGCGTTACGAACTCAGGTTGCGGAATTCTTACCCGATTTCTCGTTACATGGGCCTAAAATCCTTAGAAAGGAAGAATCTAAAATTCTCACCTTACACAAGGATAAGCTCAGTGCTCGCGTTTTGCATCAGGACTCGGAGAATCGAATGGAATTTTTGGAAGTCACTCTGGCTCCCGGAAGTTTTCCTCTTCCGGTCTGGTTTCAAAAGCAAAAGATACAAACGGTTTCTTTGGTTCAAGGCGAGGTCGGTTTTGTTTTTTCCGGAAAGAAGAATCTACTTTCTCCGGGCGACACGGCCGTTTTTCTCGCACAAGATCTCCAAGAAATTTTCAATCCTTCCACATCCAAAGCCGTTCTGTTTTGGATTAGCTCCACTGCTAATTTATAA